From Candidatus Rubidus massiliensis, a single genomic window includes:
- a CDS encoding alanyl-tRNA synthetase, translated as MKKVFWDNPYLACLETKVIQVDGNTVVLDETIGFSESGGQESDRVTINGIEVLSSKMDKTAPFFDLLYASRRAWSYS; from the coding sequence ATGAAAAAAGTTTTTTGGGATAATCCCTACCTGGCATGTCTTGAAACAAAAGTAATTCAGGTTGATGGCAATACTGTTGTCCTAGATGAAACGATTGGTTTTTCAGAATCTGGGGGACAAGAAAGTGATCGTGTGACAATTAATGGTATTGAGGTTCTCTCATCGAAAATGGATAAGACTGCACCTTTTTTTGATTTACTATATGCTTCCAGAAGGGCATGGTCTTATTCCTGA
- a CDS encoding YbaK/EbsC protein, producing MALSKSAESVQKSLFEKGLEMEVIELAASTRTAQDAATSIGCQIGQIVKSLLFCTKETKQPVLILASGINRVSEAVIQKYVGEKIVKADADFTRDITGFAIGGIPPIGHKTSIVHVYIDEDLLQYKTLWAAAGTPYAVFKLPAEKIQLITAGKIVSIKE from the coding sequence ATGGCTCTGAGCAAAAGCGCGGAAAGTGTTCAAAAATCGCTTTTTGAAAAAGGGCTAGAAATGGAAGTTATTGAACTTGCAGCAAGCACACGTACTGCGCAAGACGCTGCAACAAGCATTGGCTGCCAAATAGGTCAGATTGTCAAATCGTTACTTTTTTGCACAAAAGAAACAAAACAACCAGTCCTCATACTTGCAAGCGGTATAAACCGTGTAAGTGAAGCAGTCATTCAAAAATATGTTGGGGAGAAGATTGTAAAGGCGGATGCTGATTTTACAAGGGATATTACTGGATTTGCCATCGGCGGAATTCCCCCAATAGGACACAAAACCTCCATAGTGCATGTTTACATAGATGAAGATCTGCTCCAGTACAAAACCCTATGGGCAGCAGCCGGTACCCCCTATGCAGTATTCAAATTGCCTGCAGAAAAGATACAACTGATAACTGCTGGAAAAATTGTTTCAATAAAAGAGTAA